One part of the Arabidopsis thaliana chromosome 1 sequence genome encodes these proteins:
- the EXO70B2 gene encoding exocyst subunit exo70 family protein B2 (exocyst subunit exo70 family protein B2 (EXO70B2); INVOLVED IN: exocytosis, vesicle docking involved in exocytosis; LOCATED IN: cytosol, nucleus, plasma membrane, exocyst; EXPRESSED IN: 19 plant structures; EXPRESSED DURING: 12 growth stages; CONTAINS InterPro DOMAIN/s: Exo70 exocyst complex subunit (InterPro:IPR004140); BEST Arabidopsis thaliana protein match is: exocyst subunit exo70 family protein B1 (TAIR:AT5G58430.1); Has 788 Blast hits to 778 proteins in 72 species: Archae - 0; Bacteria - 0; Metazoa - 129; Fungi - 10; Plants - 642; Viruses - 0; Other Eukaryotes - 7 (source: NCBI BLink).), which produces MAEAGDENLYAAARDIARALGKDPSAAGDILQILSGYGASGNRGGDPRPTPSRGGSNVNFDRALTSLERQISSYIVEDRPIWSDPVDSRTFLDSVDELLAIAGDLRSMAGDKSVAVCQSRADELIQQVMFRLQEEFGFVMDRAPDSFDSDDEFPGEEDNDTSDGVIVARPITDYKIVIEALQSSVIGDLNAIAVRMVAGGFAKECSRVYSSRRREFLEESLSRLHLRGLSMEEVQESPWQDLEDEIDRWIKAVTLIFHVFFPSERLLCDRVFSDLPVSSVTDLSFMEVCRGTTTQLLNFADAIALGSRLPERLFKVVDLYEAMQDLIPKMETLFSDRYCSPLRHEALAIHKRLGEAIRGIFMELENLIRRDPPKTAFPGGGIHPITRYVMNYLRAACKSRQSLEQILDQTGNETGSDTRPLSVQIIWVLELLESNLEGKKRTYRDPSLCFLFMMNNDKYILDKAKDNELGLVLGEDWIVKHAAKLRQYHSNYRRSSWNQVVGLLRTDGPYPKLVENLRLFKSQFDEVCKVQSQWVVSDGQLREELRSSVAGIVSPAYSNFIRRLKESPEINGRRGEPFIPYTVEDVEFIIKRLFKESSS; this is translated from the exons ATGGCTGAAGCCGGTGACGAGAATCTTTACGCCGCCGCCAGAGACATCGCCAGAGCTCTCGGCAAGGATCCAAGTGCCGCCGGAGATATCTTACAGATTCTCTCCGGTTATGGCGCTTCCGGAAACCGCGGCGGAGATCCTCGACCCACCCCATCCCGCGGCGGCTCAAACGTCAACTTTGACCGAGCCCTCACCTCTTTAGAGAGACAGATCTCCAGCTACATCGTGGAAGATCGACCGATCTGGTCTGATCCCGTTGACTCGCGCACCTTCCTCGACTCTGTTGATGAGCTACTTGCGATTGCCGGAGACTTGAGATCCATGGCCGGAGATAAATCCGTCGCCGTCTGTCAATCCCGTGCCGATGAGCTGATTCAACAGGTGATGTTTAGGCTTCAAGAAGAGTTTGGATTTGTAATGGACCGAGCCCCTGACTCGTTTGACTCGGACGATGAGTTCCCCGGCGAAGAAGACAACGACACAAGCGACGGG GTAATCGTTGCTCGTCCAATCACTGATTACAAAATCGTGATCGAGGCGTTACAATCTAGCGTTATTGGCGATCTAAACGCGATCGCTGTGCGCATGGTCGCTGGTGGATTTGCAAAAGAGTGTTCAAGAGTGTACAGCAGTCGACGAAGAGAGTTTCTAGAGGAGAGTTTGTCGAGGTTACATCTCAGAGGACTAAGTATGGAGGAAGTGCAAGAGAGTCCATGGCAAGATCTTGAAGACGAAATCGACCGTTGGATTAAAGCCGTAACGCTGATATTCCACGTTTTCTTCCCGAGCGAGCGTCTTCTCTGCGATCGCGTTTTCTCTGATCTTCCTGTTTCCTCTGTAACCGATCTTTCTTTCATGGAAGTTTGTCGCGGAACCACAACACAGCTTCTGAATTTCGCAGACGCGATCGCTTTAGGAAGCCGTTTACCTGAACGTTTGTTTAAGGTTGTGGATTTATACGAAGCGATGCAAGACCTTATTCCTAAGATGGAAACGCTATTTTCTGATCGATATTGTTCGCCGCTAAGGCATGAGGCGCTCGCGATTCATAAACGGTTAGGAGAAGCGATTAGAGGGATATTTATGGAGCTGGAGAATTTAATCCGACGTGACCCTCCCAAAACAGCGTTTCCTGGCGGTGGGATTCACCCGATCACGCGGTACGTGATGAATTATCTGCGTGCGGCGTGTAAATCGCGGCAATCGTTGGAGCAGATACTTGACCAGACAGGAAATGAAACCGGATCAGATACGAGACCGTTGTCTGTGCAAATCATATGGGTTTTGGAGTTGTTGGAGAGTAACTTGGAAGGCAAGAAAAGAACTTATCGTGATCCgtctttgtgtttcttgtTCATGATGAACAATGACAAGTATATTCTTGATAAGGCTAAGGATAACGAGCTAGGTTTAGTCCTAGGAGAAGATTGGATTGTGAAGCACGCAGCGAAACTGAGGCAATACCATTCTAATTACCGAAGGAGCTCATGGAACCAAGTGGTGGGATTGCTTAGGACCGATGGTCCGTATCCCAAGTTAGTAGAGAACCTAAGATTGTTCAAATCACAGTTCGATGAGGTGTGTAAGGTGCAATCTCAATGGGTTGTTAGTGATGGGCAATTGAGGGAGGAGTTAAGAAGCTCTGTTGCCGGAATTGTATCTCCGGCGTACTCGAATTTCATCAGAAGATTGAAGGAGTCACCGGAGATTAATGGGAGGCGTGGAGAGCCGTTTATTCCGTATACTGTTGAAGATGTGGAGTTTATAATCAAACGGTTGTTCAAGGAAAGCTCAAGTTGA
- the SLP1 gene encoding Calcineurin-like metallo-phosphoesterase superfamily protein (Calcineurin-like metallo-phosphoesterase superfamily protein; BEST Arabidopsis thaliana protein match is: Calcineurin-like metallo-phosphoesterase superfamily protein (TAIR:AT1G18480.1); Has 109 Blast hits to 109 proteins in 48 species: Archae - 0; Bacteria - 77; Metazoa - 0; Fungi - 8; Plants - 20; Viruses - 0; Other Eukaryotes - 4 (source: NCBI BLink).), which produces MASLYLNSLLPLPPSHPQKLLEPSSSSLLSTSNGNELALKPIVINGDPPTFVSAPARRIVAGFGFGYALTVGDLHGDLGKARDALQLAGVLSSDGRDQWYLLEFNITHLEVGDILDRGDDEIAILSLLRSLDDQAKANGGAVFQVNGNHETMNVEGDFRYVDARAFDECTDFLDYLEDYAQDWDKAFRNWIFESRQWKEDRRSSQTYWDQWNVVKRQKGVIARSVLLRPGGRLACELSRHGVILRVNNWLFCHGGLLPHHVAYGIERINREVSTWMRSPTNYEDSPQMPFIATRGYDSVVWSRLYSRETSELEDYQIEQVNKILHDTLEAVGAKAMVVGHTPQLSGVNCEYGCGIWRVDVGMSSGVLDSRPEVLEIRGDKARVIRSNRDRLHELQVADYI; this is translated from the exons ATGGCTTCCCTTTACCTCAATTCCTTACTTCCACTTCCTCCTTCTCACCCCCAGAAACTTTTagaaccttcttcttcctctttgttgAGCACTTCTAATGGTAACGAACTTGCTCTGAAGCCGATTGTCATCAATGGAGATCCACCCACTTTCGTCTCTGCTCCTGCTCGTCGTATCGTTGCAG gttttggttttggatatgCACTCACAGTTGGAGACCTTCATGGCGATCTGGGTAAAGCCAGAGACGCACTTCAGTTGGCTGGCGTCTTGAGCTCCGACGGACGAGACCAGTGG TATCTGCTAGAGTTCAACATTACGCATCTTGAG GTAGGAGATATACTTGATCGCGGTGATGATGAAATCGCAATACTCTCCTTATTGAGGTCACTTGATGATCAGGCCAAGGCTAATGGTGGAGCTGTTTTCCAG GTTAATGGGAACCACGAGACAATGAATGTTGAAGGGGATTTCAGATATGTAGATGCGAGAGCATTTGATGAGTGTACTGATTTTCTTGACTACTTGGAGGACTATGCACAAGACTGGGACAAAGCGTTTAGGAATTGGATTTTTGAGTCAAGACAATGGAAAGAAGATAGGAGGAGTTCTCAAACCTATTGGGATCAATGGAATGTAGTAAAG AGGCAAAAGGGAGTAATTGCAAGGTCGGTCCTTCTCAGACCAGGTGGTCGTTTAGCATGTGAATTGTCGCGTCACGGAGTTATTCTCCGTGTTAATAACTGGCTCTTCTGCCACGGTGGTCTCCTTCCTCACCATG TTGCATACGGCATAGAGAGGATAAACAGAGAAGTCTCTACTTGGATGAGAAGCCCTACTAACTATGAAGACAGTCCTCAGATGCCGTTCATTGCGACTCGAGGATATGACAGTGTAGTCTGGAGCCGACTTTACTCAAGAGAGACTTCTGAGCTTGAGGACTATCAAATTGAACAG GTAAATAAAATTCTTCACGACACTCTTGAAGCTGTAGGTGCCAAAGCGATGGTGGTCGGGCATACTCCCCAGTTATCAGGGGTTAACTG tGAATATGGTTGCGGCATATGGAGAGTTGATGTAGGAATGTCCAGTGGTGTTCTTGACTCTAGACCAGAG
- the SLP1 gene encoding Calcineurin-like metallo-phosphoesterase superfamily protein (Calcineurin-like metallo-phosphoesterase superfamily protein; FUNCTIONS IN: hydrolase activity, protein serine/threonine phosphatase activity; INVOLVED IN: biological_process unknown; LOCATED IN: peroxisome; EXPRESSED IN: 21 plant structures; EXPRESSED DURING: 13 growth stages; CONTAINS InterPro DOMAIN/s: Metallophosphoesterase (InterPro:IPR004843); BEST Arabidopsis thaliana protein match is: Calcineurin-like metallo-phosphoesterase superfamily protein (TAIR:AT1G18480.1); Has 774 Blast hits to 772 proteins in 270 species: Archae - 8; Bacteria - 399; Metazoa - 0; Fungi - 31; Plants - 105; Viruses - 3; Other Eukaryotes - 228 (source: NCBI BLink).) — protein sequence MASLYLNSLLPLPPSHPQKLLEPSSSSLLSTSNGNELALKPIVINGDPPTFVSAPARRIVAVGDLHGDLGKARDALQLAGVLSSDGRDQWVGQDTVLVQVGDILDRGDDEIAILSLLRSLDDQAKANGGAVFQVNGNHETMNVEGDFRYVDARAFDECTDFLDYLEDYAQDWDKAFRNWIFESRQWKEDRRSSQTYWDQWNVVKRQKGVIARSVLLRPGGRLACELSRHGVILRVNNWLFCHGGLLPHHVAYGIERINREVSTWMRSPTNYEDSPQMPFIATRGYDSVVWSRLYSRETSELEDYQIEQVNKILHDTLEAVGAKAMVVGHTPQLSGVNCEYGCGIWRVDVGMSSGVLDSRPEVLEIRGDKARVIRSNRDRLHELQVADYI from the exons ATGGCTTCCCTTTACCTCAATTCCTTACTTCCACTTCCTCCTTCTCACCCCCAGAAACTTTTagaaccttcttcttcctctttgttgAGCACTTCTAATGGTAACGAACTTGCTCTGAAGCCGATTGTCATCAATGGAGATCCACCCACTTTCGTCTCTGCTCCTGCTCGTCGTATCGTTGCAG TTGGAGACCTTCATGGCGATCTGGGTAAAGCCAGAGACGCACTTCAGTTGGCTGGCGTCTTGAGCTCCGACGGACGAGACCAGTGGGTCGGCCAAGACACC GTACTAGTTCAGGTAGGAGATATACTTGATCGCGGTGATGATGAAATCGCAATACTCTCCTTATTGAGGTCACTTGATGATCAGGCCAAGGCTAATGGTGGAGCTGTTTTCCAG GTTAATGGGAACCACGAGACAATGAATGTTGAAGGGGATTTCAGATATGTAGATGCGAGAGCATTTGATGAGTGTACTGATTTTCTTGACTACTTGGAGGACTATGCACAAGACTGGGACAAAGCGTTTAGGAATTGGATTTTTGAGTCAAGACAATGGAAAGAAGATAGGAGGAGTTCTCAAACCTATTGGGATCAATGGAATGTAGTAAAG AGGCAAAAGGGAGTAATTGCAAGGTCGGTCCTTCTCAGACCAGGTGGTCGTTTAGCATGTGAATTGTCGCGTCACGGAGTTATTCTCCGTGTTAATAACTGGCTCTTCTGCCACGGTGGTCTCCTTCCTCACCATG TTGCATACGGCATAGAGAGGATAAACAGAGAAGTCTCTACTTGGATGAGAAGCCCTACTAACTATGAAGACAGTCCTCAGATGCCGTTCATTGCGACTCGAGGATATGACAGTGTAGTCTGGAGCCGACTTTACTCAAGAGAGACTTCTGAGCTTGAGGACTATCAAATTGAACAG GTAAATAAAATTCTTCACGACACTCTTGAAGCTGTAGGTGCCAAAGCGATGGTGGTCGGGCATACTCCCCAGTTATCAGGGGTTAACTG tGAATATGGTTGCGGCATATGGAGAGTTGATGTAGGAATGTCCAGTGGTGTTCTTGACTCTAGACCAGAG
- the SLP1 gene encoding Calcineurin-like metallo-phosphoesterase superfamily protein (Calcineurin-like metallo-phosphoesterase superfamily protein; FUNCTIONS IN: hydrolase activity, protein serine/threonine phosphatase activity; INVOLVED IN: biological_process unknown; EXPRESSED IN: 21 plant structures; EXPRESSED DURING: 13 growth stages; CONTAINS InterPro DOMAIN/s: Metallophosphoesterase (InterPro:IPR004843); BEST Arabidopsis thaliana protein match is: Calcineurin-like metallo-phosphoesterase superfamily protein (TAIR:AT1G18480.1); Has 30201 Blast hits to 17322 proteins in 780 species: Archae - 12; Bacteria - 1396; Metazoa - 17338; Fungi - 3422; Plants - 5037; Viruses - 0; Other Eukaryotes - 2996 (source: NCBI BLink).), which produces MASLYLNSLLPLPPSHPQKLLEPSSSSLLSTSNGNELALKPIVINGDPPTFVSAPARRIVAVGDLHGDLGKARDALQLAGVLSSDGRDQWVGQDTVGDILDRGDDEIAILSLLRSLDDQAKANGGAVFQVNGNHETMNVEGDFRYVDARAFDECTDFLDYLEDYAQDWDKAFRNWIFESRQWKEDRRSSQTYWDQWNVVKRQKGVIARSVLLRPGGRLACELSRHGVILRVNNWLFCHGGLLPHHVAYGIERINREVSTWMRSPTNYEDSPQMPFIATRGYDSVVWSRLYSRETSELEDYQIEQVNKILHDTLEAVGAKAMVVGHTPQLSGVNCEYGCGIWRVDVGMSSGVLDSRPEVLEIRGDKARVIRSNRDRLHELQVADYI; this is translated from the exons ATGGCTTCCCTTTACCTCAATTCCTTACTTCCACTTCCTCCTTCTCACCCCCAGAAACTTTTagaaccttcttcttcctctttgttgAGCACTTCTAATGGTAACGAACTTGCTCTGAAGCCGATTGTCATCAATGGAGATCCACCCACTTTCGTCTCTGCTCCTGCTCGTCGTATCGTTGCAG TTGGAGACCTTCATGGCGATCTGGGTAAAGCCAGAGACGCACTTCAGTTGGCTGGCGTCTTGAGCTCCGACGGACGAGACCAGTGGGTCGGCCAAGACACC GTAGGAGATATACTTGATCGCGGTGATGATGAAATCGCAATACTCTCCTTATTGAGGTCACTTGATGATCAGGCCAAGGCTAATGGTGGAGCTGTTTTCCAG GTTAATGGGAACCACGAGACAATGAATGTTGAAGGGGATTTCAGATATGTAGATGCGAGAGCATTTGATGAGTGTACTGATTTTCTTGACTACTTGGAGGACTATGCACAAGACTGGGACAAAGCGTTTAGGAATTGGATTTTTGAGTCAAGACAATGGAAAGAAGATAGGAGGAGTTCTCAAACCTATTGGGATCAATGGAATGTAGTAAAG AGGCAAAAGGGAGTAATTGCAAGGTCGGTCCTTCTCAGACCAGGTGGTCGTTTAGCATGTGAATTGTCGCGTCACGGAGTTATTCTCCGTGTTAATAACTGGCTCTTCTGCCACGGTGGTCTCCTTCCTCACCATG TTGCATACGGCATAGAGAGGATAAACAGAGAAGTCTCTACTTGGATGAGAAGCCCTACTAACTATGAAGACAGTCCTCAGATGCCGTTCATTGCGACTCGAGGATATGACAGTGTAGTCTGGAGCCGACTTTACTCAAGAGAGACTTCTGAGCTTGAGGACTATCAAATTGAACAG GTAAATAAAATTCTTCACGACACTCTTGAAGCTGTAGGTGCCAAAGCGATGGTGGTCGGGCATACTCCCCAGTTATCAGGGGTTAACTG tGAATATGGTTGCGGCATATGGAGAGTTGATGTAGGAATGTCCAGTGGTGTTCTTGACTCTAGACCAGAG